The Hypnocyclicus thermotrophus genome includes a window with the following:
- the atpG gene encoding ATP synthase F1 subunit gamma, which produces MAKTKEIKTRIKSVQSTHQITNAMNIVSSTKFRRFSIMVENSRPYSEGVTRILSNVVSSTKHLKHPLFDGKENIKKIAVIVMTSDRGLCGSFNSTAIKALEKIRQDNPDKSISVIAVGKKIRDYARKRELDLKAEYIQLIPELMFDKAKEIAENIIEFYNEDIFDEVYMVYSKFYSAVRWEVTTKKMLPIERKESESKVPYIFEPSEEGILDTLIPKTLNIEIYQAILENTASEHAARRQAMQNATDNAEEMIADLTLQYNRERQAAITQEISEIVSGASAI; this is translated from the coding sequence ATGGCTAAAACGAAAGAAATAAAAACTCGTATTAAAAGTGTACAAAGCACTCACCAAATAACAAATGCGATGAATATAGTGTCATCGACAAAATTTAGAAGATTTTCTATAATGGTAGAAAATTCTAGACCTTATTCTGAAGGAGTAACTAGAATTTTATCAAATGTAGTATCTTCTACAAAACATCTTAAACATCCGTTATTTGATGGAAAAGAAAATATTAAAAAAATTGCTGTAATTGTAATGACTTCTGATAGAGGGCTTTGTGGAAGTTTTAATTCTACGGCAATAAAAGCACTTGAAAAAATAAGACAAGATAATCCAGATAAATCTATTTCAGTAATAGCAGTAGGTAAAAAAATAAGAGATTATGCTAGAAAAAGAGAATTAGATTTAAAGGCTGAATATATTCAACTTATACCAGAATTAATGTTTGATAAAGCTAAAGAAATAGCCGAAAACATTATAGAATTTTATAATGAAGATATATTTGATGAAGTATATATGGTATATAGTAAATTTTACTCTGCTGTAAGATGGGAAGTAACAACAAAAAAAATGTTGCCTATTGAAAGAAAAGAGAGTGAATCAAAAGTACCTTATATCTTTGAGCCTTCAGAAGAAGGAATATTAGATACACTTATTCCTAAAACATTGAATATAGAAATATATCAAGCTATACTAGAAAATACTGCAAGTGAACATGCAGCAAGAAGACAAGCAATGCAAAATGCTACAGATAACGCAGAAGAGATGATAGCAGATCTTACTTTACAATATAATAGAGAAAGAC
- the atpA gene encoding F0F1 ATP synthase subunit alpha translates to MKIRPEEISSIIKTEIQNYKKSLDVKTSGSVLEVGDNIARIYGLSKAKAGELLEFASGVKGMVLNLEENNVGAVILGETRLVKEGDEVKTTGEIASVPVGEELLGRVVNSLGEPIDGKGTIEASSTFPIERKASGIISRKPVHEPLQTGIKSIDGMVPIGRGQRELIIGDRQTGKTAVAIDTIINQKNTGVKCIYVAIGQKRSTVAQVVNRLEAAGAMDYTIVVAATASEPAALQYIAPYSGVAMGEYFMEKGEHVLIIYDDLTKHAVAYREMSLLLKRPPGREAYPGDVFYLHSRLLERAAKLSDKLGAGSITALPIIETQAGDVSAYIPTNVISITDGQIFLESELFNSGFRPAINAGISVSRVGGSAQIKAMKQVAAKVKLELAQYTELLAFAQFGSDLDKATKAQLERGHRIMEILKQPQYSPYPVEEQVVSFYMVTNGLLDDIAIEDVRRFEKEVLDHLRKNTEILAEILEKKKLDDELEEKITGAVKEFKVNFS, encoded by the coding sequence TTGAAAATTAGGCCAGAAGAAATAAGTAGTATAATAAAAACAGAAATACAAAATTATAAAAAATCTCTTGATGTAAAAACTTCAGGTTCAGTTCTTGAAGTTGGGGATAATATCGCTAGAATTTACGGCCTAAGTAAAGCAAAAGCTGGAGAGCTTTTGGAATTTGCAAGTGGAGTAAAAGGAATGGTTTTAAACCTAGAAGAAAATAATGTAGGGGCAGTTATCCTTGGAGAAACAAGACTTGTAAAAGAGGGCGATGAAGTAAAAACTACAGGAGAGATAGCATCAGTACCAGTAGGAGAAGAGTTATTAGGAAGAGTAGTAAATTCATTAGGAGAACCAATAGATGGAAAAGGTACAATTGAAGCATCATCTACATTTCCAATAGAAAGAAAAGCATCGGGAATAATTTCAAGAAAACCTGTACATGAACCATTACAAACAGGTATTAAATCAATAGATGGAATGGTCCCAATTGGTAGAGGACAAAGGGAATTAATAATAGGAGATAGACAAACAGGAAAAACAGCAGTTGCTATTGATACTATTATTAACCAAAAGAATACAGGCGTTAAATGTATATATGTAGCTATAGGACAAAAAAGATCAACTGTAGCACAAGTAGTAAATAGATTAGAAGCAGCTGGAGCTATGGATTATACTATAGTTGTAGCAGCAACAGCATCAGAACCAGCAGCTCTTCAATATATAGCACCATATTCAGGAGTAGCTATGGGAGAGTATTTTATGGAAAAAGGTGAACATGTACTTATAATATATGATGATCTTACAAAACATGCAGTTGCATACAGAGAGATGTCTTTATTATTAAAACGTCCACCTGGAAGGGAAGCATATCCTGGAGATGTATTCTATTTACATTCAAGATTATTAGAAAGAGCAGCAAAATTATCTGATAAATTAGGAGCAGGTTCAATTACTGCATTACCAATAATTGAAACTCAAGCTGGAGATGTATCAGCGTATATTCCTACAAATGTAATATCAATTACTGATGGACAAATATTCTTAGAATCAGAACTTTTTAACTCTGGATTTAGACCAGCAATAAATGCAGGTATCTCAGTATCAAGGGTTGGAGGATCAGCTCAAATAAAAGCTATGAAACAAGTTGCAGCTAAAGTAAAATTAGAATTAGCTCAATATACCGAATTACTTGCATTTGCTCAATTTGGTTCTGATCTTGATAAAGCTACAAAAGCTCAACTTGAAAGAGGACATAGAATAATGGAAATATTAAAACAACCTCAATATTCTCCGTATCCAGTAGAGGAACAAGTTGTTTCTTTTTATATGGTAACTAATGGACTTCTTGATGATATAGCTATAGAAGACGTAAGAAGATTTGAAAAAGAAGTACTTGATCATTTAAGAAAAAATACTGAAATATTAGCAGAGATATTAGAAAAGAAAAAACTTGATGATGAATTAGAAGAAAAAATAACAGGTGCGGTAAAAGAATTTAAGGTAAATTTTAGTTAA
- the atpH gene encoding ATP synthase F1 subunit delta: protein MVDAVVGRRYATAIYELAQENNRVEDTHKELSLVMELFEKDTEFKTFITHPLVNREDKKNFMGKILKDFNENTLIILNYLIDKDRIADIRAIVSEYLKIYYEKNSILEAEAIFAVKPLENQLEDLRKKLEAKTNKTVRLTSKIDPTILGGMIVKLGDDIIDASIKSQLEAFRNGI from the coding sequence ATGGTAGATGCTGTAGTAGGAAGAAGATATGCAACTGCTATTTATGAGCTTGCACAAGAAAATAATAGAGTAGAAGATACTCATAAAGAACTTAGTTTAGTAATGGAGTTATTTGAAAAAGATACAGAATTTAAAACATTTATAACACATCCATTAGTTAATAGAGAAGACAAAAAAAATTTTATGGGGAAAATTTTAAAAGATTTTAATGAAAATACTTTGATAATTTTAAACTATTTAATAGACAAAGATAGAATAGCTGATATAAGAGCAATAGTAAGTGAATATTTAAAAATTTACTATGAAAAAAATTCTATATTAGAAGCAGAGGCTATCTTTGCTGTAAAACCTTTAGAAAATCAATTAGAAGATTTAAGAAAAAAACTAGAAGCTAAAACAAATAAAACAGTTAGATTAACATCTAAAATTGATCCAACTATTTTAGGTGGAATGATAGTAAAACTTGGAGACGACATTATAGATGCATCTATTAAGAGTCAACTAGAAGCATTTAGAAATGGTATCTAA
- the atpF gene encoding F0F1 ATP synthase subunit B, with the protein MVENMPVVSIDSTLFWQMINFLIIIYIFKRYFFKPMGKFLDKRQELIKKELEEAKNNLAKSEKAKKDAEETLKSARKEANDLLLSVERKAEDRKDSILKETYAQRDKMIKSGEAEVIKMREQARKEIEKYVRDIATDLAEKLIADKTQADLIDEAINKVGEE; encoded by the coding sequence ATGGTAGAAAATATGCCTGTAGTTTCTATAGATAGTACCCTTTTTTGGCAAATGATTAACTTCTTAATAATAATATATATTTTTAAAAGATATTTTTTCAAACCAATGGGAAAATTCTTAGATAAAAGACAAGAGTTAATAAAAAAAGAATTAGAAGAAGCTAAAAATAATTTAGCTAAATCTGAAAAAGCCAAAAAAGATGCAGAAGAAACATTAAAAAGTGCTAGAAAAGAAGCAAATGATTTACTTTTATCTGTTGAAAGAAAAGCAGAAGATAGAAAAGATAGTATATTAAAAGAAACATATGCTCAAAGAGATAAAATGATAAAATCAGGTGAAGCTGAAGTAATAAAAATGAGAGAACAAGCTAGAAAAGAAATAGAAAAATATGTTAGGGATATAGCCACTGATCTAGCAGAAAAATTAATTGCTGATAAAACTCAAGCTGATTTAATTGATGAAGCAATTAATAAGGTAGGCGAAGAATAA
- the atpE gene encoding ATP synthase F0 subunit C, with translation MDMLTAKTIILAASALGAGLAMIAGLGPGIGEGYAAGKAVESVARQPEARGDIISTMVMGQAISESTGIYSLVIALILLYANPFLSKLG, from the coding sequence ATGGATATGTTAACAGCAAAAACTATAATATTAGCAGCATCAGCATTAGGAGCAGGATTAGCTATGATAGCAGGACTTGGGCCTGGAATAGGGGAAGGTTATGCAGCTGGTAAAGCAGTAGAATCAGTAGCAAGACAACCAGAAGCAAGAGGAGATATAATTTCTACAATGGTAATGGGACAAGCAATATCAGAATCAACAGGGATCTATTCATTAGTTATTGCCTTAATTTTATTATATGCAAACCCTTTCTTATCAAAATTAGGATAA
- the atpB gene encoding F0F1 ATP synthase subunit A, whose protein sequence is MKLFGLVKPPLVEGPGIVFGIPVPHNFPLAYKLADGSAILPVTTTVITTWIIMAFLVLLFRWGTKDLSLENPSKKQAFFETLYHFYDSVVGQILGKWKDKYLVYISSLLTFLFISNTITFFPVPWLSRTDVGWSLHYLFRAPTADLNTTVGLALITTMAFLSAAFATSGPVGYFKGLLEPFPLMLPLNIVGEGAKPVNISMRLFGNMFAGSVILGLLYKAAPAVVPAPLHLYFDLFSGAIQSYVFTMLTMVYIQGALGDAQPE, encoded by the coding sequence TTGAAACTATTTGGACTAGTAAAACCACCATTAGTTGAAGGACCAGGTATTGTATTTGGAATTCCAGTACCACATAATTTTCCATTAGCTTACAAACTTGCTGATGGTAGTGCAATACTTCCTGTTACAACTACAGTTATTACTACATGGATAATAATGGCGTTTTTAGTGTTACTTTTTAGGTGGGGAACAAAAGATTTATCTTTAGAAAATCCTAGTAAAAAGCAGGCATTTTTTGAAACGCTATATCATTTTTATGATAGTGTAGTTGGACAAATACTTGGAAAATGGAAAGATAAATATTTGGTATATATTTCTTCGTTATTAACATTTTTATTTATATCAAATACAATTACATTTTTTCCAGTTCCTTGGCTAAGTAGAACAGACGTAGGTTGGTCATTGCATTACTTATTTAGAGCACCAACAGCAGATCTTAATACAACAGTAGGACTTGCATTAATTACGACAATGGCATTTTTAAGTGCGGCATTTGCAACAAGTGGGCCAGTAGGATATTTTAAAGGACTATTAGAACCTTTTCCATTAATGTTACCATTAAATATAGTAGGAGAAGGAGCAAAACCAGTAAATATATCAATGAGACTTTTCGGAAATATGTTTGCAGGATCAGTTATATTAGGCTTACTTTATAAAGCGGCGCCAGCAGTAGTGCCAGCACCACTTCATTTATATTTTGATTTATTTAGTGGAGCTATACAAAGTTATGTGTTTACAATGCTTACAATGGTTTATATTCAAGGTGCATTAGGAGATGCACAACCAGAATAA
- a CDS encoding ATP synthase subunit I, with product MDKDIKIIIKNSFITALIILIYGIIIQSKIVYIGFFLGSVFSIFTFYLIYRDVKYIMITKNGSYKNAILGYFKRYVLYLIFLILMLKIDFSYFIAASLGLLNVKFNILLKNLLIDFLKKFKSKFDDGKEGEKY from the coding sequence ATGGATAAAGATATAAAAATAATAATAAAAAATTCTTTTATAACAGCGTTAATTATTTTAATTTATGGTATTATTATTCAAAGTAAAATAGTATATATAGGATTTTTCTTAGGTTCCGTATTTTCGATTTTTACATTTTATTTAATTTATAGAGATGTGAAATATATCATGATAACAAAAAATGGTAGCTATAAAAATGCGATATTAGGTTATTTCAAAAGATATGTTTTATATCTTATTTTTTTGATTTTAATGTTAAAAATAGATTTCTCATATTTTATAGCGGCAAGTTTAGGATTATTAAATGTAAAATTCAATATACTTTTAAAAAATTTACTTATAGATTTTTTAAAAAAGTTTAAATCTAAATTTGATGATGGAAAGGAGGGTGAAAAATATTGA
- a CDS encoding AtpZ/AtpI family protein — MNSKNWQNIAYYFSLLTQLGLTIAITIIGFFFLYKLLTKFIGENIFLMFFLIILGVIAAFYNAYKMILKK; from the coding sequence ATGAATAGTAAAAATTGGCAAAACATAGCATATTATTTTAGTTTATTAACTCAACTTGGGCTTACAATAGCTATTACAATAATAGGATTTTTCTTTTTATATAAACTTTTGACAAAATTTATTGGAGAAAATATTTTTTTAATGTTTTTTTTGATAATTTTAGGAGTAATAGCAGCATTCTATAATGCATATAAAATGATATTAAAAAAATAA
- a CDS encoding class I SAM-dependent DNA methyltransferase: MYENFSKIYDEMMEYLEYDEWLLLILNNFSDNVKKILDIGCGTGELSIRLKRLGFSVVGIDLSKGMLDKAKEKDDNIKFIQEDMKNFKLEEEFDAAIMIFDTINHLLNEEELRGTIKNVYNHLSKDGIFIFDTATRKLMNEMFPEDYFVDDREEMTIIWQHEYNNEEDLDYIFTSFFVHKKDNIYERIDEEYAKKIFSEKVIDNICKNEGFEIIKKINNNNTAGDRIFYFLKK; encoded by the coding sequence ATGTATGAAAATTTTAGTAAAATATATGATGAAATGATGGAATACTTAGAATATGATGAATGGTTATTACTTATACTAAATAATTTTTCTGATAATGTAAAAAAAATATTAGATATAGGATGCGGTACAGGAGAATTATCAATAAGGTTAAAAAGGTTGGGATTTTCAGTAGTGGGAATAGACCTTTCTAAAGGAATGTTAGATAAAGCTAAAGAAAAAGATGATAATATAAAATTTATTCAAGAAGATATGAAAAATTTTAAATTAGAAGAAGAATTCGATGCAGCAATAATGATATTTGATACAATTAATCATCTGCTTAACGAAGAAGAGTTAAGAGGGACAATAAAAAATGTATATAATCATTTAAGTAAAGATGGAATTTTTATTTTTGATACAGCTACAAGAAAACTTATGAATGAAATGTTTCCAGAAGATTATTTTGTTGATGATAGAGAAGAGATGACTATTATTTGGCAACACGAATATAATAATGAAGAAGATTTAGACTATATTTTTACAAGTTTTTTTGTACATAAAAAAGATAATATTTATGAAAGAATAGATGAAGAATATGCAAAAAAAATATTTTCAGAAAAAGTAATAGATAATATATGTAAAAATGAAGGTTTTGAAATAATAAAAAAAATAAATAATAATAATACTGCAGGTGATAGAATTTTTTATTTTTTAAAAAAATAA
- a CDS encoding tetratricopeptide repeat protein — protein MLRTRIFKEICQNVDLEEKKANLKEKLKNDPNNLELLEKLAAVYYYQQEDFKAVEIYKKLVTLDPENAEYLAFLGYLCYELNELDLAIDYLNESLDIDSSAPFVFFILGNTYSRAGMIKQAVDAYDFAIFLDLDIYTAHMDFAKKYEDMGRKHNALKEYLAAYDIDSRDVKLKNKIKNLKEELNIV, from the coding sequence ATGCTTAGAACTAGAATATTTAAAGAAATTTGTCAAAATGTTGATTTAGAAGAAAAAAAAGCTAATTTAAAAGAAAAATTAAAAAATGATCCTAATAATCTTGAATTATTAGAAAAATTAGCTGCTGTCTATTATTATCAACAAGAAGACTTTAAGGCTGTTGAAATATATAAAAAACTTGTTACTCTAGACCCAGAAAATGCTGAATATTTAGCTTTTTTAGGTTATTTATGTTATGAACTTAATGAACTTGATTTAGCTATAGATTATTTAAATGAGTCTCTTGATATTGATTCATCTGCTCCATTTGTATTTTTCATTTTAGGAAATACTTATTCTAGAGCTGGAATGATAAAACAAGCTGTTGATGCTTATGATTTTGCTATATTTTTAGATCTTGATATTTATACTGCTCATATGGATTTTGCTAAAAAATATGAAGATATGGGAAGAAAACATAATGCATTAAAAGAATATTTAGCAGCTTATGATATTGATTCTAGAGATGTTAAATTAAAAAATAAAATAAAAAATTTAAAAGAGGAATTAAATATTGTTTAA
- a CDS encoding DnaJ domain-containing protein, translating into MLLGLLIFIGLILLFGMQKTFYITFSLIFVYLFFMLFGALFSFFLPVIVIIFLWKLFIPKSKSNTYYYKFSDEDFNRYYNYKSHNNNYNGFYQNNYNKDKFYDILGIDKTASQDEIKKAYRNLARQYHPDKYANASEEEKKVAETKFKEINEAYENLTK; encoded by the coding sequence ATGTTGTTAGGTCTATTAATTTTTATTGGATTAATCCTACTGTTTGGTATGCAAAAAACTTTTTATATAACATTTTCATTAATTTTTGTTTATCTATTTTTTATGTTATTCGGAGCACTTTTTAGTTTTTTCTTACCAGTTATTGTTATTATTTTTCTTTGGAAACTTTTTATTCCAAAATCAAAGTCAAACACATATTATTACAAATTTTCCGATGAAGATTTTAATAGATATTATAACTATAAATCACATAACAATAACTATAATGGCTTTTATCAAAATAATTATAATAAAGATAAATTTTATGATATTTTAGGAATAGACAAAACTGCTTCTCAAGATGAAATTAAAAAAGCATATAGAAATTTAGCTAGACAATATCATCCAGATAAATATGCTAATGCTAGTGAAGAAGAAAAAAAAGTTGCTGAAACTAAATTTAAAGAAATAAATGAAGCTTATGAAAATTTAACAAAATAA
- a CDS encoding M24 family metallopeptidase: MLNKILNEKNIDAILISDKYSLRYFTGFTGTTGIALAVKEKKFFFTDFRYVEQAKIEVEKNGYEIVVIERKASDKVVEYIKNAKVKKLGIEDNSMSLAIFNEYKNKLEEVDFEMLGNSLQLARMIKRDDEIETIKKAVEIADKAFAKVLPLIKEGVTEKYLATELEYEMKKLGAESISFETIVASNYRSAMPHGVASDKKIKKEGFIKFDFGAYYNGYVSDMTRTIYFGENISDKHKEIYNIVLEAQLKAIKAVKAGIKVSELDKIARDYITEKGYGNKFGHGLGHGIGVEIHEYPYVNSKSDIILKEGMVITIEPGIYIEGFGGVRIEDDVVVKKDHGEVLNKTSKELLIIKK; encoded by the coding sequence ATGTTAAATAAAATATTAAATGAAAAAAACATAGATGCAATTTTAATATCTGATAAATATAGTTTAAGATATTTTACAGGATTTACAGGAACAACAGGGATAGCACTTGCTGTAAAAGAAAAAAAATTCTTTTTTACAGATTTTAGATATGTAGAACAAGCTAAAATAGAAGTAGAAAAAAATGGATATGAAATAGTAGTAATCGAAAGAAAAGCAAGTGATAAAGTAGTAGAATATATAAAAAATGCCAAAGTAAAAAAACTAGGAATAGAAGATAATTCAATGAGCTTAGCAATTTTTAATGAATATAAAAATAAATTAGAAGAAGTGGATTTTGAAATGCTGGGTAATAGTCTACAATTAGCTAGAATGATAAAAAGAGATGATGAAATAGAAACAATAAAAAAAGCAGTAGAAATAGCAGATAAAGCTTTTGCAAAAGTATTACCTTTAATAAAAGAAGGAGTAACAGAAAAATATTTAGCTACAGAGCTAGAATATGAAATGAAAAAGCTAGGAGCAGAATCAATATCATTTGAAACAATAGTAGCTAGTAACTATAGATCAGCAATGCCACATGGTGTGGCAAGTGATAAAAAAATAAAAAAAGAAGGATTTATAAAATTTGATTTTGGAGCATATTATAATGGCTATGTATCTGATATGACAAGAACAATTTATTTTGGAGAAAATATTAGTGATAAACATAAAGAGATATATAATATCGTATTAGAGGCGCAATTAAAAGCAATAAAAGCTGTAAAGGCAGGAATAAAAGTTAGTGAGCTTGATAAAATAGCTAGAGATTACATTACAGAAAAAGGATACGGAAATAAATTTGGACATGGTCTTGGACATGGAATAGGTGTAGAGATACATGAATACCCTTATGTAAATTCAAAATCTGATATTATATTAAAAGAAGGAATGGTTATTACTATAGAACCAGGAATTTATATAGAAGGTTTTGGCGGAGTAAGAATAGAAGATGATGTAGTTGTAAAAAAAGACCATGGAGAAGTTCTTAATAAGACTTCGAAAGAATTATTAATAATAAAAAAATAA
- a CDS encoding M20/M25/M40 family metallo-hydrolase has product MNKEFLLEILKTESPSGYEVELQKKWLNYVKKFVKVRYDNIGNAYGIVNEKAKFKILLAGHADEIAFMVRKIDENGYIYFTKLGGINVKAAIGMRIIINGYMGEKIVGVVGVNAEHHGGVKEKLEIEDIYLDCGFEDKQEANKYVQIGDLAVYDTQPLLLRNNRITSKALDNKTGSFIVAEVLKRLSKEKINVAVYGVSTVNEETNMGGAYFAASQINPDMAIACDVTFATDYPDSDPNKYGDIKIDKGPVLAKGAPINFKINNFLEETANKFNINLQYELTPRATGTDADRIRLTGKGVPIALVSLPIRYMHSPVELASLKDIQEEINLLVEMIKSLPETPNINPLD; this is encoded by the coding sequence ATGAACAAAGAATTTTTATTAGAAATATTAAAAACCGAATCACCATCAGGTTATGAAGTTGAATTACAAAAAAAATGGTTAAATTATGTAAAAAAATTTGTAAAAGTAAGATATGATAATATAGGAAATGCATATGGAATAGTAAATGAAAAAGCAAAATTTAAAATATTATTAGCAGGGCATGCAGATGAGATAGCTTTTATGGTAAGAAAAATAGATGAGAATGGATATATATATTTTACGAAACTTGGTGGAATTAATGTAAAAGCTGCAATAGGAATGAGAATAATAATAAATGGTTATATGGGAGAAAAAATAGTTGGAGTAGTAGGTGTAAATGCAGAACATCATGGCGGAGTGAAAGAAAAATTAGAAATAGAAGATATTTATCTTGATTGTGGGTTTGAAGATAAACAAGAAGCAAACAAATATGTTCAAATAGGTGATTTAGCAGTTTATGATACACAACCACTTTTACTTAGAAATAATAGAATAACAAGTAAAGCACTTGATAATAAAACAGGTTCTTTTATTGTAGCAGAAGTATTAAAAAGATTATCAAAAGAAAAAATAAATGTAGCAGTGTATGGAGTAAGTACAGTAAATGAGGAGACAAATATGGGAGGAGCATATTTTGCTGCTAGTCAAATAAATCCAGATATGGCAATAGCTTGTGATGTAACATTTGCTACAGATTATCCGGATTCTGATCCAAATAAATATGGTGATATAAAAATAGATAAGGGACCTGTACTTGCGAAAGGTGCACCAATCAATTTTAAAATAAATAATTTTTTAGAAGAAACAGCAAATAAATTTAATATAAATTTACAATATGAATTAACTCCAAGAGCAACAGGAACAGATGCAGATAGAATAAGATTAACAGGAAAAGGAGTACCTATAGCACTTGTGTCATTACCTATTAGATATATGCATTCGCCAGTAGAATTAGCATCATTAAAAGATATACAAGAAGAAATTAATTTATTAGTAGAAATGATAAAATCATTACCAGAAACTCCTAATATAAATCCATTAGATTAA
- the mnmA gene encoding tRNA 2-thiouridine(34) synthase MnmA translates to MKKVVVGMSGGIDSSVAALLLKQQGYEVIGVTLKHLDSNEEGTCCSLDDIYDAKTVCYNLGIPHFVYDVKDEFKKEVIEYFIDGYNRGITPSPCVICDEKIKIQKLYEIAKKLGAEHIATGHYSNVEYVKEYNRYLLKKSKNDKKDQTYMLYRINEDILKIMLFPLSDYTKDRVREIAKKNQIKIYQKPDSQGICFAKDGYIKFLKENLTDVNEGNFVDKEGNVLGKHKGYQFYTIGQRRGLNLKLPHAYFIIDIISEKNEILLGEFKDLLLKEIEIINYKFCVNIDELLGKKLVFKPRFSSDGVKGELYKKGSRVFIKYDEKNAQNSKGQHIVIYDNNYVIGGGEIKFI, encoded by the coding sequence TTGAAGAAAGTAGTAGTAGGAATGAGTGGTGGTATAGATAGTTCTGTAGCAGCATTACTATTAAAACAACAAGGGTATGAAGTAATAGGAGTTACATTAAAACATTTAGATTCAAATGAAGAAGGAACATGTTGTTCTTTAGATGATATATATGATGCAAAGACAGTTTGTTATAATTTAGGGATACCTCATTTTGTATATGATGTAAAAGATGAATTTAAAAAAGAGGTAATAGAATATTTTATTGATGGCTATAATAGAGGTATAACTCCTTCGCCATGTGTAATATGTGATGAGAAAATAAAAATACAAAAACTTTATGAAATAGCTAAAAAACTAGGAGCAGAACATATAGCTACTGGTCATTATTCAAATGTAGAATATGTAAAAGAATATAATAGATATTTATTAAAAAAAAGTAAAAATGATAAAAAAGATCAAACATATATGTTATATAGAATAAATGAAGATATTTTAAAAATTATGTTATTTCCACTTAGTGATTATACAAAAGATAGAGTAAGAGAAATAGCAAAAAAAAATCAAATTAAAATATATCAAAAGCCAGATAGTCAAGGAATATGTTTTGCAAAAGATGGATATATAAAATTTTTAAAAGAAAATTTAACAGATGTAAATGAAGGAAATTTTGTTGATAAGGAAGGAAATGTTTTAGGAAAACACAAGGGATATCAATTTTATACTATAGGACAAAGACGAGGATTAAATTTAAAATTACCACATGCATATTTTATAATAGATATTATTTCTGAAAAAAATGAAATATTGTTAGGAGAATTTAAAGATTTATTATTAAAAGAAATTGAAATAATAAATTATAAATTTTGTGTGAATATAGATGAATTATTAGGTAAAAAACTTGTTTTTAAACCAAGATTTTCAAGTGATGGAGTAAAAGGAGAATTATATAAAAAAGGAAGTAGAGTTTTTATAAAATATGATGAAAAAAATGCACAAAATTCAAAAGGACAGCATATAGTTATTTATGATAATAATTATGTTATAGGTGGAGGAGAAATAAAATTTATATAA